A part of bacterium genomic DNA contains:
- a CDS encoding DHA2 family efflux MFS transporter permease subunit has translation MATGASLASPSFEAERRTNTWLVTVSILLGSIMATIDTSVVNIALLHIQATYGATIQEVTWVTTSYLISVVLVMPLTAWLASVLGRKRMYIFSVIIFTAASALCGVSRTLGQLIAFRVLQGLGGGALQPVAQAIMRETFPLRQQAQAMGLFGMLVLLGPAVGPTLGGYLVDNYSWPWIFYVNLPVGVLSLFMVSQFIVDPPYMRARGLHKVDAVGIGLLIIGVTSLLTMLEQGERDGWFGSSFILALGVVAAVTIAAFIVWELYTPVPAVNLRILANTSFAAGTLIIGVLGVALFGGLILLPLFLQNLLGYDATQAGLALMPRSLIMVLTMPIAGALYNRVGVHAMAPFGLALAAVSSFLMARFTLNAGPLQILIPQILQGLAFGFIFVSISTTAMSTISRPQMQAATGLYNLVRQLGGSLGTAIFVTLVDHKTTTASANLVRYASPFNPTFMHWWQTYQSGFAARGVDLGRARLQALALLNHAIGQQAAVVAFNYAFAVMGALFLCCLPLVLLLRRGDRPEHTPPGDT, from the coding sequence ATGGCGACCGGGGCCAGTCTGGCCTCACCCTCGTTCGAGGCCGAACGGCGGACGAATACGTGGTTGGTGACCGTTTCCATTCTGCTCGGTTCGATCATGGCCACGATCGATACGAGCGTCGTCAACATCGCCCTCCTGCATATTCAGGCGACGTACGGGGCGACGATCCAGGAAGTCACCTGGGTCACGACCTCCTACTTGATCAGCGTGGTCCTGGTCATGCCGCTGACCGCGTGGCTCGCCTCTGTCCTCGGCCGGAAGCGGATGTACATATTTTCGGTGATCATCTTCACCGCGGCCTCGGCGCTGTGCGGGGTCTCGCGGACCCTCGGGCAGCTCATCGCATTCCGGGTCCTCCAGGGACTGGGGGGCGGGGCGCTCCAGCCTGTAGCCCAGGCGATCATGCGGGAGACATTCCCCCTGCGACAGCAGGCCCAGGCCATGGGGCTGTTCGGGATGCTCGTCCTGCTCGGACCGGCGGTCGGCCCGACGCTCGGCGGCTATCTTGTCGACAACTATTCCTGGCCGTGGATCTTCTACGTCAACCTGCCCGTGGGCGTGCTGTCGCTGTTCATGGTCTCGCAGTTCATCGTCGATCCCCCGTACATGCGGGCGAGGGGCCTGCATAAGGTCGACGCGGTCGGGATCGGGCTGCTGATCATCGGCGTCACCTCGCTCCTGACGATGCTCGAGCAGGGCGAGCGCGATGGATGGTTTGGCAGCTCATTCATCCTGGCCCTGGGCGTGGTGGCGGCGGTGACGATCGCGGCGTTCATTGTGTGGGAGTTGTACACTCCGGTCCCCGCCGTCAACCTGCGAATTCTTGCCAACACCTCGTTTGCCGCGGGAACCCTCATCATCGGGGTGCTGGGCGTCGCGCTCTTCGGAGGGCTGATCCTGCTGCCGCTGTTTCTCCAGAACCTGCTGGGGTACGACGCGACCCAAGCCGGCCTCGCCCTCATGCCCCGGTCCCTGATCATGGTGTTGACGATGCCCATCGCGGGCGCACTGTACAATCGCGTGGGCGTGCACGCGATGGCGCCGTTCGGCCTCGCGCTCGCCGCGGTCTCCTCGTTTCTGATGGCGCGCTTTACCCTCAACGCGGGGCCTCTGCAGATCCTCATCCCGCAGATCCTCCAGGGGCTGGCATTCGGATTCATCTTCGTCTCGATCTCGACCACGGCGATGTCGACGATCTCCCGGCCCCAGATGCAGGCCGCGACGGGCCTCTATAACCTGGTCCGCCAGCTGGGCGGCAGCCTGGGCACCGCCATCTTCGTTACGCTCGTCGACCACAAGACCACGACGGCCAGCGCGAACCTCGTCCGGTACGCCTCGCCGTTCAACCCGACGTTCATGCACTGGTGGCAGACCTACCAGTCCGGGTTCGCCGCCCGGGGCGTGGACCTGGGGCGCGCACGCCTCCAGGCGCTCGCCCTCCTCAACCATGCGATCGGCCAGCAGGCCGCAGTCGTCGCGTTCAACTACGCGTTTGCGGTGATGGGCGCGCTGTTTCTCTGCTGCCTTCCCCTCGTGCTGCTGCTGCGCCGCGGAGATCGGCCTGAGCACACGCCGCCTGGAGACACATAG
- a CDS encoding ABC transporter ATP-binding protein, producing MTASADMLLEVHDLVKDFGRVRAVDGISFAIPRGKIVGLLGPNGAGKTTTIHMLLGITGLTSGRITYFGMEFARHRQECLQRINYASSFNTLQGRISVWENLLVFSHLYAIRDAGARIRKLPEYFEIGALLQRRYWDLSAGQKTRVNLIKALLNDPELILMDEPTASLDPDIADKTLSLIEEARRTSAVSILYTSHDMEEVNRICDEVIFLDRGRIVAQDTPLGLTKRIQNAHLKLTFDGDLHTVEAFLAERRQGHTFPHPYAVSIDTTEQMIPELIFGLSERGVWITDIEVKKPTLEDVFLRIARGTDHVT from the coding sequence ATGACTGCGTCTGCAGACATGCTCCTGGAAGTCCACGACCTGGTCAAGGACTTCGGCCGGGTTCGAGCCGTCGACGGGATTTCGTTTGCGATCCCGAGGGGCAAGATCGTCGGCCTGCTTGGCCCCAATGGGGCGGGGAAGACCACGACGATCCACATGCTGCTCGGCATCACCGGTCTGACGTCGGGCCGCATCACGTACTTTGGAATGGAATTTGCCAGGCACCGGCAGGAGTGCCTGCAGCGAATCAATTACGCCTCATCTTTCAACACGCTGCAGGGCCGCATCTCCGTGTGGGAGAACCTGCTCGTGTTTTCGCACCTATACGCCATCCGGGACGCCGGCGCGAGGATCCGGAAGCTGCCGGAATACTTCGAGATCGGCGCCCTGCTGCAGCGCCGATACTGGGATCTCTCCGCGGGGCAGAAGACCAGGGTCAACCTGATCAAGGCGCTGTTGAACGACCCCGAGCTGATCCTCATGGACGAGCCGACCGCATCCCTCGACCCGGATATCGCGGACAAGACGCTGTCGCTGATCGAAGAAGCGCGGCGGACCTCGGCGGTATCGATTCTGTACACCAGCCACGACATGGAGGAGGTCAACCGGATCTGCGATGAGGTCATCTTCCTCGACCGCGGCCGGATCGTCGCCCAGGACACCCCGCTTGGGCTCACCAAGCGGATCCAGAACGCGCATCTCAAGCTCACCTTCGACGGCGATCTGCACACGGTGGAGGCGTTTCTCGCGGAACGCCGCCAGGGGCACACGTTTCCCCATCCGTACGCGGTGTCGATCGATACCACGGAGCAGATGATCCCCGAGCTGATCTTCGGCCTGAGCGAGCGCGGCGTCTGGATCACCGACATCGAGGTGAAGAAGCCGACCCTGGAGGACGTGTTCTTGCGGATCGCGAGAGGGACAGATCATGTCACCTAA
- a CDS encoding ABC transporter permease → MSPKRIGAILVQEFYITKRSLEVIMDLFFTSLMTVIVFGFVSRFLVGVLNAYTGSYLILGMLLWEVIRVNQYSLSVGSLWNIWSRNLSNLFIAPLTMKEYIAAHMLSGLLKTLLIFGTVSAVAAAGFQFDILRLGILNLTLFFTNLTVFSWSLGLVLLGVIFLVGTRIQALAWGLVFLFQPLTAAFYPVGVLPPVVQRIAYALPPTFVFEAARQALATGAVNWTYAAIAFGENLVYFGLALAAFTLMFARARNTGQFARNEG, encoded by the coding sequence ATGTCACCTAAGCGCATCGGGGCGATCCTCGTACAAGAGTTCTACATCACGAAGCGATCGCTCGAGGTCATCATGGACCTCTTCTTCACGTCGTTGATGACCGTCATCGTTTTTGGGTTTGTCTCGCGGTTCCTGGTGGGCGTGCTGAACGCCTACACGGGATCGTACCTCATCCTGGGGATGCTGCTGTGGGAGGTGATCAGGGTTAATCAGTACTCGCTTTCGGTGGGCAGCCTCTGGAACATCTGGTCACGGAATCTGAGCAACCTGTTCATCGCCCCGCTGACGATGAAGGAATACATTGCGGCGCACATGCTGTCCGGGCTGCTCAAGACCCTGCTCATCTTCGGCACGGTCTCAGCGGTCGCCGCCGCCGGATTTCAGTTCGACATCCTGCGCCTCGGGATACTGAACCTCACGTTGTTCTTTACGAATCTCACGGTTTTCTCCTGGTCGCTCGGCCTCGTCCTGCTGGGGGTGATCTTCCTGGTCGGGACACGGATCCAGGCCCTGGCCTGGGGCCTGGTCTTCCTCTTCCAGCCGCTCACCGCGGCGTTCTATCCGGTGGGGGTGCTGCCTCCGGTCGTTCAGCGGATCGCGTACGCCCTGCCGCCCACGTTCGTCTTCGAAGCGGCCCGACAGGCGTTGGCTACCGGTGCGGTGAACTGGACCTATGCCGCCATCGCCTTCGGCGAGAACCTGGTGTACTTTGGACTGGCGCTCGCGGCGTTCACCCTGATGTTCGCACGCGCGCGGAACACCGGACAGTTTGCGCGGAATGAAGGCTAG
- the msrB gene encoding peptide-methionine (R)-S-oxide reductase MsrB, whose translation MSDKIKKNESEWRRQLTPEQYAVTREKATERPFTGAYDKTTTPGVYRCVCCGEELFESDAKFDAGCGWPSFSRPIADGHVDEEIDRSHGMVRTEVLCAKCDAHLGHVFDDGPQPTGLRYCINSAALKLDPKK comes from the coding sequence ATGTCAGACAAGATCAAGAAGAACGAGAGCGAATGGCGCAGGCAATTGACGCCGGAGCAGTATGCCGTCACGCGCGAGAAGGCCACCGAGCGGCCCTTCACCGGTGCGTACGACAAGACGACGACGCCGGGCGTCTATCGCTGCGTCTGCTGCGGCGAGGAGCTCTTCGAGTCCGATGCGAAATTCGATGCCGGCTGCGGATGGCCGAGCTTCTCACGCCCAATCGCCGACGGGCACGTGGACGAAGAGATCGATCGCAGCCACGGCATGGTTCGCACGGAGGTGCTGTGCGCCAAGTGCGACGCGCATCTTGGTCATGTGTTCGATGACGGCCCTCAGCCGACCGGCCTGCGGTATTGCATCAATTCGGCTGCATTGAAGCTCGATCCGAAAAAGTGA